GGAAGGCGAACTGAAACGGCTTAAGGAAAACGGCGTTCAGGCAGCACCGGCAGAAACCCAGCAGCCTGCCGCACCGAAAAAAGCAGCCCGTTCGAATACAATGTATAAAGCTCAGGCTGGCCGGATCGTTGAGGTGCTCCGCAACGCAACGAAAAATGACATCAGTCAGATCAAAGGTCGCTGGGGGGATATGCTTGAGAGCATGAACCGTCAGCAATTAAGGTCGCTGACTGCCCTTTTAAACGAAGCGGAACCTGTAGCAGCATCTCAGGACGCTTTTGTGTTAAAATTTAAATATGAGATTCATTGCAAGATGGCAATGGAAAACAATAAGCTGACCGACACGATGCCGTCTATTTTACAGGAGCTGACCGGCTCTTATTATTCAGTCATTGGCGTGCCTGAAGATCAGTGGCTCGAAATCCGCGAAGACTTTATTCAGAATCAGGATATGCCTGAGGGAGAAGATGCGGAAGCAAAGGAAGATCCGCTGATTGAAGAAGCGCGAAAGCTTGTCGGACCAGATTTACTTGATATTCAAGACTAAAAACTCGGAGGTAATCAAACATGCGTGGTATGGGAAATATGCAAGGTATGATGAAGCAGATGCAGAAAATGCAAAAGCAAATGGCGAAGGCACAGGAGGAGCTTGGTGAAAAGCGTCTGACTGGTACAGCTGGAGGCGGAATGGTGACGGTAACCGTTACTGGCCATAAGGAAGTTGTAGATGTAGAAAT
The window above is part of the Jeotgalibacillus aurantiacus genome. Proteins encoded here:
- a CDS encoding YbaB/EbfC family nucleoid-associated protein; translation: MRGMGNMQGMMKQMQKMQKQMAKAQEELGEKRLTGTAGGGMVTVTVTGHKEVVDVEIKEDVVDPDDIEMLQDLVLAATNEAMKAADELTNSTMGQFTKGMNLPGMF